The window tattttaattttaatattaatttagcTTTAATtactataaattatataaatatttaaaatcatttatcttAATCGATGAATATATACATCACTTTAAAAGACTGATGTAAATGTTAGTATCATTTTTTACAATTGATATATATTGGGAATCATTTAGAATAATTGATGTAAATATTAAATTGTTTTGtatcatttattaataaaatgatgttaattatttgcatcaccactttcagagtcatttatttaaatgatgtaaaacttatttacatcatttataactaatacaaatatataaaataaatgatgctAAACAACCATTTTTTTGTAGTGATGCATGCAAGTCTAGATGATGCCACGGTTGCAGACATATATTTTTTCTCAACCATATTGTAAATATATCAATGGCAATGCATGTGTATATATTAGATTGTGTGCACCGGGACTGCAGCGTGTTCAGGGAGACCAATAACGGTGACGATAACCGACGAGTGTCCCGGTGGTCCTTGCGCCTCCGAACCATTCCATTTTGACCTTAGCGGCAAAGCTATCGGTGCCTTAGCCAAACCTGGCCAAGCTGGTAGTCTTCGAGCCGCTGGTGTTCTACGTGTTAGTTATAGACGGTACGAATATATCTTATTGTTCTCCTAAAACTCAGTCTCGGTTAtgacattttaaatttttcatagtACTCAAATAAAAGTTTATCGTCTTATTCTTTACTTCATAATACCTTAAATATACAACTAAGAATATCCCATAAAATCGTGATGCACTAAAGAACCGATTTATGCTCCATACCGGCTTGCAAAACTCTATATGTTTTATGTCATTCAATTCTGTTATTTTACTATTTATCTAACAAAAAGgaaatttattattatgttttgttttgcaGAGCTCCTTGTTTATATAGAGGGACTAATATAGCTTTCCATGTTGATGCCGGAGCAACCCCTTTCTACATGGCATTTGTTGTGGAATATGAAAACGGTGACGGAGATTTGGCCTCTGTTGAAATTCAACCGGCTGGCGGAGGATTTATAGCCATGCAAGAGATGAGGTCCGCCCTGTGGAAAGTAAACTCCGGCAGTGCTCTGAGAGGTCCGTTCAACATTAGACTTACATCTCGCGAGTCTCGTAAAGTAGTGGTCGCTCAGGGGGTTATTCCCGCAAATTGGAGAGCCGATCAGACTTACCGGTCAATCATTAACTTTTAGAGTTTCACTGTTGGTCAAATTGTATTTCACTCATTTCGTCGCTCGCTCCTACACAAAATACTGTGGAGAAGAAgcttttttaaaattgtttttttagtaaTAATCAATTCTATTATAACAAAAACGAGTTTATCATATGCGCCcatatatttactattttactaaattatctAAATCAAGGGAATTCTCACTGTACaagaaatatgaaaaatatatgtctatatgtttttatcttttttttttgaaaacgtgTTTTTATCTTCTATACAAATGCTAGGGAcctttatataattataattaagatatataatataaccaTATGTCCCATATATGGAAACATGAAGTGAAATTATATATGATTGATTAAAAGGAAAATGTACgtagaaatataaataaattagtacTTCTACGCGTAAGTATTTTCTGGaaaattatattgaaaaaaacttaaaagagaTTTTCAGCatcatacaaaaatatgaattcGTATGATCACCGACACTAACCACTAATACATTTTCTAGTTTTCTTGTATACTTGTATtactttttataatattttatcgaTGATATAC of the Brassica rapa cultivar Chiifu-401-42 chromosome A03, CAAS_Brap_v3.01, whole genome shotgun sequence genome contains:
- the LOC103858154 gene encoding expansin-B4, translated to MASSSHIYIALLALFAVSLKCCYCQNETLAAGWGNAGVTWYGEPEGAGSTGGACGYGMVVANPPLYAMVSAGGPSLFNNGQGCGTCYQIVCTGTAACSGRPITVTITDECPGGPCASEPFHFDLSGKAIGALAKPGQAGSLRAAGVLRVSYRRAPCLYRGTNIAFHVDAGATPFYMAFVVEYENGDGDLASVEIQPAGGGFIAMQEMRSALWKVNSGSALRGPFNIRLTSRESRKVVVAQGVIPANWRADQTYRSIINF